From a region of the Kwoniella mangroviensis CBS 8507 chromosome 1 map unlocalized Ctg01, whole genome shotgun sequence genome:
- a CDS encoding NADH dehydrogenase [ubiquinone] flavoprotein 1, mitochondrial: MIRSRAIIRSLPSLSSASKASSSSRIAVRSLATVSDPPVRHYGGLKDQDRIFTNLYCKHDHGLKGAQSRGDWHKTKEIILKGDSWIIQTIKDSGLRGRGGAGFPSGLKWSFMNKPGWEKDPRPRYLVVNADEGEPGTCKDREIMRGDPHKLVEGCLVAGRGMNANAAYIYIRGEFYQEASHVQQAIDEAYKAGLIGKNACGSGYDFDVYLHRGAGAYICGEETALIESIEGKQGKPRLKPPFPADVGLFGCPTTVANVETVAVAPTIARRGGAWFNSFGRDRNSGTKVYCISGHVNNPCVVEEEMSIPLQELLEKHCGGIRGGWNNLKGIIPGGCSVPVIPREDCEKVLMDYDSLKDAQTSLGTGAVIVMDQTTDMISAIARFSKFYKHESCGQCTPCREGTTWMMNMMDRMVEGRAQEREIDMLLELTKQVEGHTICALGDAAAWPIQGLMRHFRPEVEARLAAFHAKNGQTLFGGRLLSEADMRYALPDNLGGDAHRNIAQISAP, translated from the exons ATGATACGTTCACGAGCAATAATACGatccctcccttccctctcctccgcttccaaagcttcttcttcctctaggATCGCAGTCCGATCGCTGGCAACGGTATCTGATCCTCCTGTAAGACATTATGGagggttgaaagatcaagatcgaatCTTCACCAATTTGTACTGTAAACATGATCATGGTCTGAAGGGTGCTCAAAGTAGAGGGGACTGGCATAAGACCAAGGAAATCATTTTGAAAGGTGATAGTTGGATTATTCAGACGATTAAAGATTCAGGTCTgcgaggtagaggtggtgcTGGGTTTCCAAGTGGTTTGAAATGGAGTTTCA TGAACAAACCTGGATGGGAGAAGgatccaag ACCCCGATACCTCGTCGTCaatgcagatgaaggtgaaccTGGAACATGTAAAGATCGAGAGATCATGCGAGGTGATCCTCACAAGCTCGTCGAGGGTTGTTTAGTTGCTGGACGAGGTATGAACGCCAATGCCG CCTACATCTACATCCGAGGAGAGTTCTACCAAGAAGCATCCCACGTTCAACAAGCTATCGACGAAGCTTACAAGGCCGGTTTGATCGGGAAGAATGCTTGTGGATCAGGATACGATTTCGACGTCTACCTCCATCGAGGTGCAGGAGCGTACATCTGTGGTGAAGAGACAGCTTTGATCGAATCTATCGAGGGTAAACAAGGTAAACCTCGATTGAAGCCTCCTTTCCCCGCGGATGTCGGTCTTTTCGGATGTCCAACAACTGTAGCAAATGTCGAGACTGTTGCTGTCGCACCTACGATTGCCAGAAGAGGTGGTGCATGGTTCAACTCTTTTGGAAGAGATAGAAACTCTGGTACCAAAGTGTACTGTATATCTGGACATGTGAATAACCCTTGTGTCGTCGAGGAGGAGATGTCCATCCCCCTTCAGGAATTATTGGAGAAGCACTGTGGTGGTATTAGAGGAGGTTGGAATAACTTGAAAGGTATTATACCTGGTGGTTGTTCGGTGCCTGTAATTCCAAGAGAAGATTGTGAGAAGGTATT GATGGACTACGATTCACTCAAAGACGCTCAAACATCCCTCGGTACAGGTGCAGTAATAGTAATGGACCAAACGACCGATATGATCTCTGCCATCGCTCGATTCTCCAAATTCTACAAACATGAATCTTGTGGACAATGTACACCTTGTAGGGAAGGTACGACctggatgatgaacatgatggaTAGGATGGTAGAAGGAAGAGCTCaggagagggagattgaTATGTTATTGGAGTTGACCAAACAGGTTGAAGGTCATACGATTTGTGCTTTGGGTGATGCGGCTGCTTGGCCCATTCAGGGTTTGATGAGGCACTTCA GACCAGAAGTGGAAGCTCGTCTAGCAGCTTTCCACGCCAAGAACGGACAAACTTTATTCGGTGGTAGATTGTTATCGGAGGCTGATATGAGATACGCTTTACCTGATAATTTAGGTGGTGATGCTCATCGAAATATCGCTCAGATCTCTGCCCCATAG